From the Pyrenophora tritici-repentis strain M4 chromosome 5, whole genome shotgun sequence genome, the window CTCCGCTTTAGTTACAGCTTAATTGTACTCGGCGAGCTAGGTATCCTAGTTATTCGCGGATCGAGGTGGTTTAAGAGCACTGTAGTATCGCTGTCGCGCTTGCTCTCGTTTAGTTTCGATAGTGATGCCTATATAGGCTCGAAGGTTCTTAATCTAGTCTCTAATCGATCTATCTGGCGGACAGCAGGTGCGCTGTAGGTGAACCGCGACGGTAGATTAGACGAGGATTATAATGTGCTAGAGATTAGTTATCTTAGTCTTGTATCTAGCGTACTTTGTTTTATATTGCTCTATTTTAAGTTTGTAGATCTTAAGATCGTCCTTGTAGGCTCGTTGTCCCGCTAAGGATAGATCTAATAGTCTAGTTAGATTAGCTCCTGCAGGGAGTCCAGTCGATGGCGCGTAGTCGGCGCACTCCGGGAGCTCCGGAGGGAACGGCTCCATCAGTGGCAGCTTTGTCCTATCAGGATTAACCTGTTCCTATATATTGTAGGTGACACAGCGCGCTTGGAGTTGGCTGTACTAAGCGCGATAGTCGTGCTCGTCGCGTAGGAGCACTGTCGCGTTCTGTTGGTTGGCTTGAGCGGTTATAGCGATTTGGTTGTTGGATTATTAGTAAGGCGGatgagactcttaattgtcagattaTGATGGGTTATTaaagacggggataataGTATAACAATATGATGGGGATtgattgtattgttctggtctgatgtcgtgttgttctgttgtccaacgctgttcgatcagttaggtcgcggtggattgtgcgcgctgactaatttaactgatccacagaatccacagctccgaacacccgaattttgtccaccacccaaaatatgcccatattctgatAAGTTGTTAGAATAGCATCAATTAGATTCGCTCAAAAGTGAGCTTATTAATTGATCTAAGGATTAGAAAGATTAGAGGGCTAGTCCGGTATTTGTACATGATAGATCAGTCCCTTGGCACGGATCCGGAGTCTCAAAGAcccgatccgatcacgtgaTCATCCGACGTCTAACATCAAGTCCATTTCCGCGACAAAGATATATAGCGATTGTTACAAGTAACAAGAAGGATTCTCTCCTTAATAGTGGGCGCAGGGTTGAAGGTCAACAAGCCTACGTTAGAAGGTAACGATCGGCGTAGGGCGCGCAGATTCCGTAACTAACATCCCGCTAAGACTAACTATCTAAGGGATAGCAGGGCGCCTAGGGATAGTAGCTATTACGAATATTATTAATATCCTAAGGATGTAAGGGATAACGTGGTTCACAAGTGAGCGCCCCACCCAAGTGAGCGCCCCAGCCGATTTTACACCAAAAAACCAGTAATCTAAGGCTTAATATCTCTATAACTACAGGGTAGAACCTTCTGAAAATTTTACTATTAAGCTACACCTCTATATTCTTTCTGTTTCTAAGATAAATAAACTCTCACTTAAGTTATAAAGAAGTTATTAAAAGAAAACTAAATTACAGGGATTATTTTGCTCCACTTTTCTATATCTCGTGAATTAGATAAGCTAGAGCTTCGAAATTATAGGCATAGAAAGCTTATATATAGAAAAATATTGTATTAAAGTTTCAATTTTTTTTATTAAGCCGTTACAGAGTTATTAAGCTATAGATTAATGATTTTTTGGTGTAAAATTAGCTGGGGCGCTCACTTGGGTGGGGCGCTCACTTATGAACCACGTTAGTTAGGATAGCACTTAACAAAGTAATAAGTATATAGTTATAAAGGATTCCCTTAATACGCTCGTTATAGTTAACTTTAAATAGTTTATCTCTTACCTAGATTAAGACTAGTTATTCTATCGTTTATATAGAATTAGGTTGTTCTTCTAAATACCTACTATCCCACCTAGTCGCTAGACAATGTAAAGGGCTAGAGCccttctctctcttgttcCTCGTTGACAACCTTGGTTATCTCTTCCCCGGCCCGATTGCGGATCAGACGACCGCAATATCGTTTCTCCGCCCACAATCCCTTAGGTGTATATAGATAGCTACGTAGCCTAGAGCTTAGCTCttgttacggatccatagactcgctcggcccatggcccccatatcgataagatccttatcttatcggactagcgccttggcgcccacagcataagttcgggctcacaacgtagatagctcgatagcttgtatcttgtcaaatccaatctttcttgatcgatccccCACAGCTCTCTGTCAATACAACTGCAGTATACCTGTGCGATTGCTCCTTGAGCGTAGCCCCTTACAGACAACCCACGCGGAACCAACAACATAAGACTCACCTGCCTTAGTGCGGACCAGGAAAGAGCAGTATAACCCCTCCGTGTAACAGCGATCTCTTTATAGTAGACGTTAGACTTAATAAAACTAACTTTATTACTAGACTTATTAACTTAGAATGTGTCGTGGAAatggacttgatgttggacgtcggatgatcacgtgatcggatcgggTCTTTGAGACTCCGGATCCGTGCCAAGGGACTGATCTATCATGTACAAATACCGGACTAGCCCTCTGATCTTTTAGATCCTTAGAGCAATCAATAATCCCACTCTTGAACGAATCTGATCGGTGCTATCCCAACAACCACATCATGTTATATTATACTATATAGGGCTAAAGTAGGCTGTTATGCGCCAGAATAGGGTGGAGTTTAGTGGAGGCTTGGCAAAAAGTGGCGGCTCACCCGTAGTGGCGACTCGCCCGTGAGgttgtcagattgtgatgggttatcaaagacggggataataGTATAATATTATGATTGTCATGGTTTGGAACCTTGGTGTTCTGAGCACGGACCACGCCGGCGCCTCGGGTGCCGAGGCCCCGCTGCCCCACACATGTATTTAATTCTACCGAAGTTTCTTAGAAACTCGGTACTGCAAaaactttgtaattcaacacagttttaAATATCTGATCCTGTGAGACCCTAACACGTTTTTGCAGTCCATTAAACGCCTCTGACAGCAACCTGGCGTCCTTGGCCAGTTGCTCCTAACCTGACAGCGCCTTAACTGCGCTCTGACAGCGCTCTAACAGCGCTCTAATAGCAACCCAGCGCGTGCGGCTAGTTGCAGATCCCCACAGTTCCCGCGACACGGTAGACCAACGCCATGTCCACCCAGTTCCCAGACGGCAATGCCGCCGACGCGCCCCATGTGGGAGACGCCTCGGGCAGCGACGCCAACCCTACCGCCGGTGCAACGATCAGCCCCGGTAAGAGCGCGAGGTCTTTCGCTAGACCTACCGTGGCTTCCACCGCCCGCAGCAGCGCCTTGCCACGCGCTACCGGGTCCGCCAACTTACGCCAAATCAGCAACCCAGCTGTACCTGGCGCCTTCGGAAACGAGCAGCTAGAGCAGCAGGGCTATGACGCCGACTCAGATAACGACGAGGCCGACATTACCCAAATCCACCATCTAGTACCATCGCGCCCGTTATCACCTGTCGTAGACGCTCAAGACTCTAGCGACTCCTTTCAACCGTCCCCGCCTAACGTCACTACAACCCGCGGCCGCGCAGGCTTTCAGTACCCCGCTCTCCGACAGCGGTCGGACGCCCAGCGCACTGATAACCCCTTTACGTACCAAACAGAAGACGGCAACCATACTAGCTACGCCCTCTCTCCGCCTACATGGGACCCGCTACCCTCGCCTACGCCACGCACAGAGGGGACTACCTCAAAGCCCGTCCGCAAAGTCATTGGCTACGTAATCCCCAAAACTGACTTGCCTCAAGGCAGTCAGCCAACTCTAGCCGCCTATGAGTACGACGCCAACGGCGAGCCCAGGCTAGTAGGAGAACTTGACGAAGCTTTTGTTAAAGGCTCAACCACGGAAGCTGGAGAGAAACTCTACCAGTTCTGCTTTGACACCGTCCACACCCTACATAACGACCTCGCCAATCTTCAAGAGCGCCTGACGGACGCTCAGGAAGACCTCATCGACGAGCGCGTCGCCAAACTCAACTCCGAAAAGCAGGTAAAGTTCCTTACAAACCAGCTTCAAGAGGTGAGAGGCAGCCTCCACGTAGCCAACCAAGACCTCCAGTCGAAACTCGACACCGCTGAGCGACGAGCCGAACGCTACCTCCAGCGCAAGGAGGAGTACAAGACCGCCCTTAACCAAGAGTCTACCGCGCACGGCGAAACCAAAGAAAAGCTTAAAGCCTATGCTAGCACCGCGCGCCCATCTCTACGCGGCAAACCGCATGACTCCATCTCTGACGAATCAGATGGACCCGTTAGCGTACGCCGCCACCGCTCAGCTACCAAACTTAGCCCTGACGCTCCGCTGCCCGCCACAACGCAGCGACGATCTAAACAACCTGAACCCGCGGTCTTTGAGGGCCCTACAGGCACAAAGGCCTCTACCTACCAGAAATGGAAACTCGACATGCAGAGCTGGTTCCGTGCCCATCCGTACCCTTTCGCCAACAACGAGGAGGAGCAACTAGACTACATCCGCATGAAAACCACCGGCGTAGCCTGGGATAATATCTCGAGCGGATGGTTTGTCGAAGGAGACGAGTTCCATACTGCACAAGAAGCGTGGGATATCCTCGACGCCTGCTACGGCCGTTTGAATACCCGCCTAGATGCCCACAACTTCTACGAAAAGGAAGGCTTCATGAAGCCTGGTGAGACTATCACCTCCTACCTGGCCCGCTTCAAAGCCGGCGTCGCTCCTTGAAATGGGACGACGAGGAAAAGACTCTGCAAGCCTACAAGAAGTTGCCAGACCAGTGGCGCAGCCGAGCGGAGCACCTCATGAGCGACGACACCTTCACCAAGGACTTTGCCAAGTTCAGCCACAAGCTCCGACACCTCGAACAACTTCACTCCGCCCTCCAGCCCTCTCACAACCCTAGCAAGGGTAATAGTGGAGGTAGCGGTcgtggcggcggcggcggcaatAACCGCAACCGCAATCGCAACGCCGACAACGCGCAGCCCAAAGGCAGCGGAGCCAACCAATTTATTATCAACAAACCCTACAGGGAGCGCACTGTCATGGAGACCCAGGTCCTAGCTGAATTGGAACGCTGCTTCAAGTGCACCCGTGCAGGCCACAAGTCTAACTCCGACGACGCGCCCTGCAAGGACATGGACAAGCTCACTTCAATGGGCCGCTACCCCGAAGTCCTCACCGCCTTGAACGAAGCCCGCAAGGCCGCCGGCGTCCCTATCCCTAAGGCCGCCGTACGCATTAACGCCGTCCGAGCCCCTACTCCTCCAGCGGCCGCCTCTGACGCCCGCTCGGAAAACGAGTAGTCCCTGGCGAAAGTCGCCCCCAGGGACCCCAAGAGCCTGAGAAACTCAATAAAGAACCCTTGAATACACCTGAACCTACAACGCCCCCTTCTCCTACTGCCGAAGACtgcgacgacaacgacacTGAACCTGACCCCACACTGCAAGCAATCCTGGACCGGATCAAGAACCTGGAACGCCCTGCTGCCCCACGGGTTCGCGTCTCCGCCATCGCAGCCGCCGCTATTCGTGGCAATACTTATCTCCCTATGGTAGGTCAGCAATTAGTATTCAAAGGGATGATATCTCCCTCTCAACAACCATCCTCACACGTAGAACTCATGGGTGACTCTGGTTGTGCTTCTCTCTTCATTGATGAATCTCATGCTCGCGCACACAAATACGAATTAATTCCGCTCCAAGACCCAGCTGTCCTGGAGCTCGCAGACGGCACCCAAGTTGCCAACGTTACCCATATGACACGGGTACACGTAACTTTCGACACCCACCATGAACAAGTCCTTGCCTATGTGACCAAAGTTAGCGGAGTGCAAATGATCCTTGGCACTCCCTGGTTTCAAATCCACAACCCCCAGGTAAACTGGGACACTATGTCAATAGTATTCAACTCAGACCATTGCATTCGCAACTGCCTAGAAAACCACAAGCCATGCATGGCTGCTAGTAGCCGACACCGCAAACACCCAGCGCCCCCAGCCTATGAGCTTAAAAAAGCTCGCCATCCTAAGGCTCCTCAACATCCCCCGCCTATCGACATCGCTTTTATCTCAAGCCGGGTGGCCGCCATTTCAGTGACAAGAGGAGAACAGGTCTGCCTAACCTCTATGGAAGAGGTTGAAAGACTTTGCAATATGACCGACCAAGAATGGACGGATACCCAACTGCTGCGTGCGGCAGGAGCCAAAGTCCTCCCTGAAGACTTTGAAAAGTTTCGCGatcgaatggagcgccccCACATGAGTAAAGAGGAAATCCTGGCTAAGCTGCCAGAGGTCCTCCATCCCCTCTACCATGGCTTCGACCCACGAGAGGCCGATGAGATCCCTCCGCAGCGAGACAAGCTGGACCACGCTATTGAAATCCAGTTAGACCCCGAAACCGGAAAACCGCCTCGCCCTTCATCACAGCGGCTAAGGCCGCTATCCCGCGACGAAGCCCGAGCTGTGAAGCTCTACATTGACGATATGATCCGGAAAGGCCACATTGAACGTAGCACCTCTGAATGGGCTGCCCCCCTCCTAGTAGTCAAGAAACCTGGAGGAGGTATCCGAATTTGCGTGGACTATCGAGGACTTAATGCCCATACCATCAAGAACCGTAACACCCCTCCGTTGATACGCGACATGCTCACCAAGCTATCCAAGGCCAAATTCTTCTCTAAGGTAGACGTTATCGCCGCCTTCAATAAAATCCGGATTAAAGAAGAGCATAAACACCTCTCAGCGTTCATTACGCCATACGGCCTGTACCAGTACACCGTAATGCCCTTTGGAATGTGCAACAGCCCTGGAACATTTCAAGCCTACATCAACGACGTCCTCCATGAGTACCTGGACGAATTTTGCATGGCCTACCTAGACGACGTCATCATATTCAGCGAAACAAGGGAAGAGCATGATGACCATCTACTCCGAGTGGTCACACGCCTGTCCAACGCTGGGCTCCCCATGGACATCCTGAAATCTGAATTCTTCCAAGAAGAAGTCAAGTTTCTTGGGCTTATTATCACACCGAACGGTATAAAGATGGACCCAGAAAAGGTCAGTGCTATACAGGACTGGCTTCTACCCAAGTCCCTCAAGGATGTCCAAGCCTTCCTTGGCTTTGCCAATTTCTATCGCCGTTTTATATATGGCTTCTCTGATATCGCCAAACCTCTCACCCATCTCACCCGCGGAGATCCAAAGCTGTTTCAAATGACCCCGAAGCTTCGCGAGCCTTTGACCTGCTCAAGCAGGCATTCTGTAGCGAGGTGGTCCTCGCCCATTTTAACCCAGACCTCAAATGCATCCTGGAAACCGACGCCTCTGACTACGTCTACGCTGCAGTGCTCTCCCAAATTCAAAGCGACGACACTATACGCCCTGTCGCGTACCTCTCCAAAAAGATGACTCCTACGGAGTGCAACTATGAGATCTACGACAAGGAACTGCTGGCAATAGTCCGCGCCTTCGA encodes:
- a CDS encoding Myosin-tail-1 multi-domain protein; translation: MSTQFPDGNAADAPHVGDASGSDANPTAGATISPGKSARSFARPTVASTARSSALPRATGSANLRQISNPAVPGAFGNEQLEQQGYDADSDNDEADITQIHHLVPSRPLSPVVDAQDSSDSFQPSPPNVTTTRGRAGFQYPALRQRSDAQRTDNPFTYQTEDGNHTSYALSPPTWDPLPSPTPRTEGTTSKPVRKVIGYVIPKTDLPQGSQPTLAAYEYDANGEPRLVGELDEAFVKGSTTEAGEKLYQFCFDTVHTLHNDLANLQERLTDAQEDLIDERVAKLNSEKQVKFLTNQLQEVRGSLHVANQDLQSKLDTAERRAERYLQRKEEYKTALNQESTAHGETKEKLKAYASTARPSLRGKPHDSISDESDGPVSVRRHRSATKLSPDAPLPATTQRRSKQPEPAVFEGPTGTKASTYQKWKLDMQSWFRAHPYPFANNEEEQLDYIRMKTTGVAWDNISSGWFVEGDEFHTAQEAWDILDACYGRLNTRLDAHNFYEKEGFMKPGETITSYLARFKAGVAP